One region of Triticum aestivum cultivar Chinese Spring chromosome 6B, IWGSC CS RefSeq v2.1, whole genome shotgun sequence genomic DNA includes:
- the LOC123133321 gene encoding indole-2-monooxygenase, whose translation MHIFVTMAAQLVAALLSPQALSLYLLLVPVLLLYYSATKTKRSGSEQAAAAGHGEERPLPAPPSKLPLIGHLHLIGTDPHLSLAALTAQHGDGGVLLLHLGQVRNLVVTTPGAAEAVLRTHDHVFASRPQSAFADALLDGSDIAFAPYGEFWRQLRRLVTTHLLSARKVLSLRAGREEEACLVMAKIRDAAAAGAAVDVSTLLATFTNDVACRAVSGKFFREEGRNELFREVIDGNVAAFGGFNPQDYFPSLAKVDALARVLFPKMTRLRKRWDGLLDRIIDDHASKASLQQEDEEADFVDVLLARQHEYSLTRQHIKAILVDMFVAGTDTSYVVLEFAMAELMRKPHLMAKLQAEVRDKTPKGQPMVMEDDLGGMTYLKAVLKETLRLHPPLPLLLPHFSVDKCVINGYTVPAETHVIINVWAIGRDPGSWEDAEEFIPERFEDAASPDYKGRDFGILPFGAGRRICPGINFGMASVEIMMANLAYCFDWELPGRMQHKDLDMTEVFGMTIHRKEKLLLVPTTRDVSHE comes from the exons ATGCACATCTTTGTCACCATGGCGGCCCAGCTAGTGGCAGCACTCTTATCTCCACAAGCACTATCGCTTTATCTCCTGCTCGTCCCTGTCCTCCTCCTCTACTACTCGGCAACAAAAACAAAGAGATCGGGGAGCGAGCAGGCTGCGGCGGCGGGCCATGGCGAAGAGCGCCCCCTTCCTGCGCCTCCGAGCAAGCTCCCTCTCATCGGCCACCTCCACCTCATCGGCACCGACCCCCACCTCTCGCTCGCGGCGCTCACCGCCCAGCACGGCGACGGCGGGGTCCTGCTCCTCCACCTGGGCCAGGTGCGCAACCTCGTGGTCACCACCCCTGGCGCCGCGGAGGCGGTCCTGCGCACGCACGACCATGTCTTCGCGTCGCGCCCGCAGAGCGCGTTCGCCGACGCGCTCCTTGACGGCTCCGACATCGCCTTCGCCCCCTACGGCGAGTTCTGGCGGCAGCTGAGGCGGCTCGTCACCACGCACCTGCTCAGCGCCAGGAAGGTGCTGTCGCTCCGCGCTGGTCGCGAGGAGGAGGCATGTCTGGTCATGGCCAAGATCCGCGACGCcgcggccgccggcgccgccgtggACGTGTCCACGCTGCTCGCCACCTTCACCAACGACGTCGCGTGCCGTGCCGTGTCCGGCAAGTTCTTCCGGGAGGAAGGCCGGAACGAGCTGTTCCGGGAGGTGATTGACGGCAACGTGGCGGCGTTCGGGGGGTTCAACCCGCAGGACTACTTCCCGAGCCTGGCCAAGGTGGACGCGCTGGCGCGGGTGCTGTTCCCCAAGATGACTCGGCTGAGGAAGAGGTGGGACGGGCTGCTCGACAGGATCATCGACGACCATGCCAGCAAAGCATCGCTGCAGCAAGAAGATGAGGAGGCCGACTTCGTGGACGTTCTCCTCGCTCGTCAACACGAGTACAGTCTCACTAGACAGCATATCAAGGCTATTTTGGTG GACATGTTTGTAGCTGGGACGGACACGTCATACGTAGTCCTAGAGTTCGCCATGGCCGAGCTCATGCGAAAGCCACACCTAATGGCCAAACTCCAAGCCGAGGTAAGGGACAAGACACCCAAGGGCCAACCAATGGTCATGGAGGACGACTTGGGCGGCATGACCTACCTAAAGGCGGTCTTGAAGGAGACGCTCCGGCTACACCCTCCATTGCCCCTCCTCCTCCCGCACTTCTCCGTGGACAAGTGCGTCATCAACGGCTACACTGTCCCCGCCGAAACCCATGTCATCATCAATGTGTGGGCCATCGGTAGAGACCCCGGATCATGGGAGGATGCGGAGGAGTTCATCCCTGAGAGGTTTGaggacgccgcgtcccccgactaCAAGGGGAGGGATTTCGGGATCCTGCCATTTGGAGCCGGACGAAGGATATGTCCCGGGATAAACTTTGGCATGGCGTCCGTGGAGATTATGATGGCCAACCTTGCCTATTGCTTTGACTGGGAGCTCCCGGGCCGGATGCAGCATAAGGACCTTGATATGACAGAAGTGTTTGGAATGACGATACACCGGAAGGAGAAGCTGCTTCTTGTGCCAACAACACGAGATGTTAGTCATGAATAA